The bacterium nucleotide sequence TGAGCCTTCTGCTCCTTGAGCGGCATACCGATCGCTTCCCAGACGAGGAGGATGTTTTCCTCCACGGTCAGCTTTTTGAAAACGCTGGACTCCTGAGAAAGGTAGCCTATGCCCATCCGCGCGCGCTTGTAAATCGGAACCTTTGTAATATCCTTTCCGTCGAGGAAAATCTTCCCCGCGTTGGGCGTGACGAGGCCGATGGTCATGTAAAAAGTGGTGGTTTTCCCCGCGCCGTTCGGACCAAGCAATCCGACGGTCTCGCCGGTCTTGACGTGCACGGTCACGTGGTCTACCACGTTCCTGCCGCGGTAGGTCTTGACGACGTCGCGTGCTTCCAGGATTTTGACGCGCTTTGCGGTCTCCGCAGGCGCGGATGCAAGTTCTTCGGTCTGGACGGCCTGTGATTCCATCGCTTCTGTGACGGCTGAATATATCACAGCGTTCGCGCCGCGGGCATTGATTTCCTATATGCCCAAAAGCTCGATGCCGCGCCTGTACTTTCCGCGGCGGTCGGCGTACCATCCGAATTTGCCGTGAACATATTCGTAGGCGGCCAAAACGGCTTCCGGACCGATGCCGTGGTCTTCGAATTCAAGGACGTACTCGTGCGCGTTGACCGATTCGTTATCGGGACAGACGTACGCCACGTCGTCGAAAGAGACGTCCAGGTGCGCTTCGGGAGTTCCCATGCTCACCTGGCGGTAATATTCGTCAAGAATCAACTGGGAAACCACCGACTCGCCCGTGAGGGCAAGAGCAAGATCGGCGGTGAAATCAAGTATTCCCCGCCAGTCCTCGCCCGCGATCCTGAGCCTGACTTCGTCCCGCACCATAAGAATCTCGTGACTTTCCACGGGAAACTTGACCGTCAGCCGGTACTCGCTGGGTTTGCCCGGATACAGCTTTTCCCGAAGCCGCAGGCTGGCTCCTGCCGCAAGCAGCTTGCGCGATTTCGTGTCTATGTAATGGTCGGTCGTCTTGCCCTCGCTCGCGTTGATGAGCGGAAGCGACAGCTCGCCCGCGATTTCCGCCATCAGCTTATTGAAATCCAGTTCTCCGGCGAGGATTTCGACTTCGGTTTCTTTCATTTTCTGTTCCGCAAACGCCCCGGGGCGTCAGGCGGCGGAATTATATCACGGGATTCGCGCCGCCGCGGTATAATGCTGCGGCGCGAACGCCTGCGCCATTCGAGGAAAATGCAATGTCGGAACGCCAAAGGAAGCGTGCCACCACCGAAACCATCGCCGACCTGGTGATGCCCGCGGCCACGAACATCGTGGGAACGATGTACGGGGGCGACGTGCTCAAGCACATGGACATGGCGGCGAGCCTCGCCGCGCTCCGGTTCGCGCGCAAGAGCTGCGTAACCGCCTCCACGGACGCGGTTGATTTTCACGAGCCGATCA carries:
- a CDS encoding CYTH domain-containing protein encodes the protein MKETEVEILAGELDFNKLMAEIAGELSLPLINASEGKTTDHYIDTKSRKLLAAGASLRLREKLYPGKPSEYRLTVKFPVESHEILMVRDEVRLRIAGEDWRGILDFTADLALALTGESVVSQLILDEYYRQVSMGTPEAHLDVSFDDVAYVCPDNESVNAHEYVLEFEDHGIGPEAVLAAYEYVHGKFGWYADRRGKYRRGIELLGI